From the genome of Aspergillus fumigatus Af293 chromosome 1, whole genome shotgun sequence, one region includes:
- a CDS encoding putative translation regulator (Cya5), producing MLERAAGCLENAGRRFFRDSKGALRSRRSWYPHFAQSNGTSADTVHLSHSASTTSDRQDSLISVSWRARSATADTWTPVLDFLYPPRTQEFAASLLLRPSRRLAVRRKKKPIPALTRAYTSVAASLYKPVIPDKPVVDLDAKRADQLERFRAKEELRSILNQSKPGVYGDYDRAWDLYETARRPKDVTPAFLAHLSRSTLLRNNLRAQWVFRRIYPRDRSPEDYLHLAKSYLAVGKPDEIIRICKDAKGGGGDVLCWAFAFSHFVNKADWDSAEKFWNARPPSSEKVLLNAVASELNDSNLPTKLFDLAEVLRSQETSMSWSGLVHFLLDYAFSNSRIAADVSTENILLLLKEYNLLGFLTAQHYFRLIRALQSSDVRSTFTKSIVVYRNLRWQMEQEVPPADLLGAFLRCLARFEITTGIHYFLGEYARFHGQPSIDAYKNALIAFSRAGDVENTNSVFEQLVKHHGKPSSRRLLTPLLYVHARLGDVTATRRQFERVSKEFGLTQNTVCWNILLTAYANADDFGGAFATFDKMLEEGVQPNSHTFGALMGLCANRGDIDTVRQLLELAKRSPVRITTPLLDTIVEAYCNNRELEKAESVAETCLGLDVKGSRVRMWNVLLWNYAFRMDLESISRIRSRMDSAGVQPDAMTYAALMLSLVLRGQTDPARRILRTLHRSNHMYATEFHYAIILYGYVKDRNRDMVHIIFREIKERFKRPGFTSRLLVLRNQLQRDLELIKTGGRAGSGANVRLENAERFLAETIADFDKANMASKEPLPGAGRLPITQAFPAMYYEYLITAYGTRGVFHRVKELFDQFLRDRKSSTSERPAYDVAPLRLVSALMLTYLKSEQYKKVEECWQITFPRVVKMATQPDLDEWLADRLLRAEETEQPDYPIPSPVNSHKDVLLSSDKPDILALKPPSILPACRFLLSRPLSLYMRSLAYRNETWRIPQVVAEVQKAGFPLTTFNWSTYVQMMASSDKPSDQVEAFTVFERKFMPNFPGWNNLRRGYGVRPPGVPSTIDVMENPRRAKPPNMLGKESRRYWSKIQPDFMQPTYVSMVYLASALQAFRERSIYDGGLEVGTLFKVAPKTIAAIADMPYLREKFQGVLLRRRQEQGDKKGDSGDRDHFVWTGGILGVGGKPRSPTAVERPAMEADQEENASASARPQPDVTDDEAPDAPNAPAVEAGLSPEEVSAPNAKSIDPQDQFDIEAEALLGSRRALLEASEALLDNEHRASADEVDETDISSLIDDLANPDEDAPKSADGRQQQEPPTEHQGQPEQEHHNNGMAHDA from the coding sequence ATGCTGGAACGGGCTGCCGGATGCCTTGAGAACGCAGGTCGGCGTTTCTTCCGGGATTCCAAAGGGGCACTTCGGAGTCGGAGATCTTGGTATCCTCATTTCGCGCAGAGCAATGGGACAAGTGCGGACACTGTACATTTGTCACACTCGGCCTCCACAACATCAGACCGCCAGGATTCGCTTATCTCTGTCTCTTGGAGGGCGAGGTCAGCAACTGCCGATACATGGACCCCTGTTCTCGATTTCCTGTATCCTCCACGTACCCAGGAATTTGCTGCATCACTCTTGTTACGCCCATCCCGGAGACTTGCCGTACGGCGGAAAAAGAAGCCGATACCTGCTCTCACTAGGGCTTACACATCGGTGGCTGCGAGCCTGTACAAGCCCGTCATTCCAGATAAACCTGTGGTGGATCTTGATGCGAAGAGGGCGGATCAGCTCGAACGATTTCGAGCCAAGGAAGAACTTCGGTCAATTCTCAATCAAAGTAAACCGGGTGTCTATGGAGACTATGACAGGGCTTGGGACCTTTATGAGACAGCTCGCCGGCCGAAAGATGTGACTCCGGCTTTCTTGGCTCACTTGAGTAGGTCAACACTGCTCCGTAACAATCTACGGGCTCAGTGGGTCTTTCGGAGAATCTATCCTCGTGACCGTTCCCCCGAAGATTATCTGCACCTGGCAAAGTCTTACTTGGCTGTCGGGAAGCCCGATGAGATAATCAGAATTTGCAAGGACGCGAAAGGCGGTGGCGGCGATGTTCTTTGTTGGGCTTTCGCTTTTTCGCATTTTGTCAATAAAGCAGATTGGGACTCTGCTGAGAAGTTCTGGAATGCGCGGCCGCCATCCTCGGAGAAGGTGTTGCTCAATGCAGTCGCTTCTGAGCTGAATGACTCTAACCTTCCCACGAAGCTTTTCGATCTCGCTGAGGTATTACGGAGTCAGGAGACCTCGATGTCCTGGAGTGGGCTTGTCCACTTTCTCCTGGACTATGCTTTTTCCAATTCCCGAATCGCGGCGGACGTATCGACAGAAAATATCCTTCTTCTATTAAAGGAGTACAATCTACTGGGGTTTCTCACGGCGCAGCATTATTTCCGCCTGATTCGGGCTCTCCAGTCCTCCGACGTTCGCTCTACATTTACGAAGTCAATTGTGGTGTACCGTAATCTTCGTTGGCAGATGGAACAGGAAGTGCCTCCAGCGGACCTTCTGGGCGCATTTTTGCGGTGTCTGGCTCGTTTCGAGATCACAACTGGGATACATTATTTCCTGGGTGAATATGCCCGTTTCCACGGCCAGCCATCCATTGACGCATACAAAAACGCGCTCATTGCATTTTCAAGAGCCGGAGATGTGGAAAACACAAACAGCGTTTTTGAACAGCTTGTGAAGCATCACGGGAAGCCCTCGAGTCGAAGGCTTTTGACTCCGCTCCTTTACGTCCATGCCAGGCTTGGCGATGTAACGGCGACGCGTCGCCAATTCGAGAGAGTATCAAAGGAGTTCGGTCTGACACAGAACACTGTGTGTTGGAACATCCTCCTCACTGCGTATGCCAATGCAGATGACTTTGGAGGAGCCTTCGCTACCTTTGACAAAATGCTGGAGGAGGGTGTCCAGCCTAACTCTCATACTTTCGGAGCGTTGATGGGACTTTGTGCAAATAGAGGGGATATAGACACTGTCCGTCAGTTGCTCGAATTAGCGAAGAGAAGCCCTGTGCGGATCACTACGCCATTACTGGATACAATCGTTGAGGCCTATTGTAACAATCGGGAACTTGAAAAAGCTGAGAGTGTTGCTGAGACCTGCCTTGGTCTGGATGTCAAAGGGTCTCGAGTGAGGATGTGGAATGTGCTTCTTTGGAACTATGCATTTCGCATGGACTTAGAGTCTATTTCAAGAATACGTTCCCGCATGGATTCTGCTGGAGTGCAACCTGATGCCATGACATATGCAGCTCTCATGCTCAGCTTGGTACTGCGAGGGCAGACCGATCCCGCGCGCCGAATCCTCAGAACACTTCATCGAAGCAATCACATGTACGCAACAGAATTTCACTATGCAATCATCTTGTACGGCTATGTGAAAGACCGGAACCGAGACATGGTTCACATCATCTTTCGCGAGATCAAAGAACGTTTCAAGCGTCCTGGATTCACATCACGGCTTCTCGTTCTCAGAAATCAGCTGCAACGTGATCTGGAACTTATCAAAACTGGTGGGCGGGCAGGTAGTGGTGCCAACGTTCGGTTAGAGAACGCGGAAAGATTCCTTGCAGAAACAATCGCCGACTTTGACAAAGCCAATATGGCGTCAAAAGAACCATTGCCTGGCGCGGGCAGACTACCAATCACCCAAGCCTTCCCTGCTATGTACTATGAATACCTCATCACGGCATATGGCACTCGGGGAGTTTTCCACAGGGTTAAAGAACTCTTCGATCAATTCCTCCGCGACAGAAAATCCTCCACTTCTGAGCGGCCCGCCTATGATGTGGCGCCCCTCCGTCTCGTTTCTGCACTGATGCTGACTTATTTGAAGTCAGAGCAGTATAAAAAAGTTGAAGAGTGTTGGCAAATTACTTTTCCCCGTGTCGTCAAGATGGCTACTCAGCCTGACCTGGATGAATGGCTGGCTGATCGCTTGCTACGAGCTGAAGAAACTGAGCAACCAGATTATCCAATACCAAGCCCTGTCAACTCCCACAAGGATGTTCTTCTGAGCTCGGACAAGCCGGACATACTTGCTTTAAAGCCGCCGTCAATCTTGCCGGCATGTCGATTCCTCCTGTCGCGACCCCTCTCTCTGTACATGCGATCATTGGCGTACCGGAACGAGACCTGGAGGATACCCCAAGTCGTAGCAGAAGTGCAGAAAGCTGGATTTCCTCTGACAACTTTCAATTGGTCCACATACGTGCAGATGATGGCTTCTTCCGATAAGCCTTCTGACCAGGTTGAGGCGTTCACGGTCTTTGAGCGCAAGTTCATGCCTAACTTTCCTGGATGGAATAATCTTCGTCGGGGTTATGGAGTGAGACCACCTGGCGTACCTTCGACCATTGATGTTATGGAGAACCCGAGACGTGCGAAACCTCCTAACATGCTCGGCAAAGAATCCCGACGCTACTGGAGCAAAATTCAGCCTGACTTCATGCAACCTACGTATGTCTCCATGGTCTATCTGGCGTCCGCATTACAAGCATTCCGGGAGAGGAGTATCTATGACGGAGGATTAGAGGTCGGGACTCTCTTCAAAGTTGCACCTAAAACTATTGCAGCCATTGCGGACATGCCGTACCTTCGTGAGAAGTTCCAAGGTGTGTTACTTCGGCGTCGTCAGGAGCAAGGTGACAAGAAGGGAGACTCTGGAGATCGTGATCATTTCGTGTGGACCGGTGGCATCCTTGGTGTTGGTGGCAAACCGAGATCTCCAACAGCTGTTGAGCGGCCAGCGATGGAAGCAGACCAAGAGGAAAACGCATCGGCCAGCGCCCGGCCTCAGCCAGATGTGACTGATGACGAAGCACCAGATGCCCCAAACGCTCCTGCTGTCGAGGCGGGATTATCCCCTGAAGAGGTGTCCGCGCCGAACGCCAAGAGCATAGATCCGCAGGACCAGTTCGATATCGAGGCAGAAGCGCTCCTTGGATCCAGACGCGCTCTGCTAGAGGCGAGCGAAGCATTGCTGGACAATGAACACCGCGCTTCAGCGGATGAAGTCGACGAAACAGACATATCTTCCTTGATAGACGATTTGGCAAACCCAGACGAAGATGCGCCAAAATCAGCAGACGGACGGCAACAACAAGAACCGCCTACCGAGCATCAAGGCCAGCCAGAGCAGGAGCACCACAACAACGGTATGGCGCATGATGCATAG
- a CDS encoding signal recognition particle subunit SRP68, translating into MQKGHEIATGDAPEPGKKEKRLYIGKFNQYCYNKTQFQGILWVTEREDVLLAGDYNAYRAHTTRRLHKLRKKLGQTTPKGRKYTAKPPVSAEDISNNVAYVHVLLLSSERAWAQAMHMKSTHSADPSAKGIAGSAKRHIMSRLNKASGYSQQLVLLLEDQATSGASDTDILEAHAYLASLLGALYLEKRKWEQCIQSYAVSRIIYTTLGREDRKDVFRDLLTGTIDPSIRYAAYQMKLPRSRPLSSLAIQYFPSDANIRSKVERVDPDCLKENIAGTRKTADGEIQQLPESITWRSRTVALEDATISQALASAAAAESRLKSWLADVEGESASSKDKAAAYDSVIIASQDAVDATKTAIDDLANEGVEPSDKRMQSLQITRTAVNYALVGWRIGRNRVLCGTNDGMIFETDKAECLKRGKGASREESTGKKLTRLREKVVLYDSILQSIEFILELPGVAADTTFVQELEAKRCYFRALRCLSIARSHCYLGNSKNALALYSQAMQLTAQSTVSDQSSQLSNEPLRLDVSRSQVQTLGSILQGLVAQYRGLVTLEKMAAEGPQTGNQRPVIERLHEYSGDKVDLSNLVPYPPQMQPIPVKPLFLDVAWNYIDYPREGAHTQEETQPPKGTGTDEKKGGRRGWFGFGR; encoded by the exons ATGCAGAAAGGTCACGAAATTGCCACCGGCGATGCTCCGGAGccaggaaaaaaagaaaaacgaCTCTATATTGGTAAATTCAATCAGTACTGTTATAACAAGACGCAGTTTCAGGGTATTCTGTGGGTGAC agagagagaggacGTCCTCCTCGCCGGAGATTACAACGCTTACCGGGCACACACAACACGCAGGTTGCACAAACTTCGCAAGAAGCTCGGTCAGACTACTCCTAAAGGTCGTAAATATACTGCCAAACCTCCTGTCAGTGCAGAGGATATTAGCAACAATGTGGC ATATGTAcatgtccttcttctcagctcTGAGCGAGCTTGGGCACAAGCAATGCACATGAAATCCACACATTCAGCCGACCCCTCGGCCAAAGGAATTGCGGGTTCGGCCAAGCGTCATATTATGTCTCGTTTGAATAAGGCATCCGGCTACTCTCAGCAGTTGGTCCTTCTGTTAGAGGATCAAGCAACTTCCGGTGCTTCTGATACCGACATCCTTGAAGCCCATGCTTACCTTGCTTCACTCCTCGGAGCCCTATATTTGGAGAAGCGGAAATGGGAACAATGCATTCAGAGCTATGCTGTCTCGAGGATTATATATACGACTCTTGGCCGAGAGGATAGAAAAGATGTATTCCGGGATCTTCTCACTGGCACTATTGATCCCAGTATCAGATACGCAGCCTATCAGATGAAGCTTCCCCGATCAAGGCCTCTGTCGTCTTTAGCGATCCAGTACTTCCCATCCGATGCAAACATCAGGTCGAAAGTGGAAAGAGTGGATCCCGATTGTCTCAAGGAGAATATTGCAGGGACGAGAAAGACTGCCGACGGAGAGATCCAGCAGCTACCTGAGAGTATCACTTGGAGGTCGCGTACTGTtgctctggaagatgccaCAATCTCACAGGCTcttgcttctgcagctgcggCAGAGTCGCGTCTCAAGTCTTGGCTTGCGGATGTGGAAGGGGAGTCGGCTTCATCAAAAGATAAAGCTGCCGCCTATGACAGTGTTATTATTGCCAGCCAGGACGCAGTCGATGCTACTAAGACCGCCATTGATGATTTAGCTAATGAAGGGGTGGAGCCAAGCGATAAGAGGATGCAAAGCTTGCAAATCACTCGTACCGCGGTCAACTATGCCTTGGTGGGATGGAGAATTGGACGTAACCGGGTTCTGTGCGGTACTAACGACGGCATGATCTTTGAAACTGACAAAGCCGAGTGCCTCAAGAGGGGAAAGGGCGCAAGTCGAGAGGAGTCGACTGGGAAGAAGTTGACAAGGCTACGCGAAAAGGTTGTGCTATATGACTCTATTCTGCAGAGCATCGAGTTCATCCTGGAGTTGCCTGGTGTCGCTGCAGACACCACCTTTGTGCAAGAGCTGGAAGCGAAACGCTGCTACTTCCGTGCTTTGAG ATGTTTGTCTATCGCGCGGTCTCATTGCTACCTTGGAAACTCGAAGAACGCTCTTGCACTCTACTCGCAAGCGATGCAGCTGACCGCTCAATCGACAGTGTCTGACCAGTCGTCTCAACTGTCAAACGAGCCATTGAGGCTGGATGTCTCGCGCAGCCAGGTTCAAACTCTCGGGTCGATTTTGCAAGGTCTTGTCGCACAGTACCGGGGTCTCGTCACTTTGGAAAAGATGGCAGCCGAAGGTCCTCAGACAGGAAATCAACGCCCGGTGATAGAACGCCTGCACGAGTATTCCGGTGATAAAGTGGATTTGAGTAACCTTGTCCCCTATCCGCCTCAAATGCAACCCATTCCGGTCAAGCCACTGTTCCTCGATGTGGCATGGAATTACATCGACTATCCTCGAGAAGGTGCACACACTCAGGAAGAGACCCAACCCCCCAAGGGAACAGGAACagacgagaagaagggaggacGACGTGGCTGGTTTGGGTTTGGACGCTGA
- the erg5 gene encoding C-22 sterol desaturase erg5 — MANVNGSFVSPSADATISPQLFYNVDSLSAVLNGFTFWKALATLFFAAVIYDQLRYFYLKGSLVGPTFKLPFMGPFLQSVNPKFHEYKAKWDSGELSCVSVFHKFVVIASTRDMSRKIFNSPAYVKPCVVDIAHKLLGPDNWVFLDGKEHVEFRKGLNGLFTRSALSSYLPVMEECYNKYYKYFLEKSKANDYKPEPWMPEFRELMCAVSCRTFVGHYMTDAAIKKIADDYYMITAALELVNFPFILPFTKAWYGKKASDMVLEEFSNCAAKSKAHMAAGGEITCIMDAWVKAQQDSAKYNEKIAKGLPVEDSEKPSHLLREFTDYEIAQTVFTLLFASQDATSAACTWLFQLVADRPDVLEKIREENLRVRNGNINAPLTMDLLDEMKYTRAVVRETLRYRPPVIMVPYLVKKDFPITDSITVSKGSMIIPSVWPATHDPEAYPNPDSFDPDRWITGDAEKQAKNFLVFGTGPHYCLGQTYAQLNLIAMIGKASLEMDWEHAPTPKSEDIKVFATIFPEDDCHLTFRPRA, encoded by the exons ATGGCCAACGTCAACGGGAGCTTTGTCTCCCCTTCGGCTGATGCCACAATCTCTCCTCAGCTCTTCTACAACGTTGACTCTCTCTCCGCAGTTCTCAATGGTTTCACTTTCTGGAAGGCTCTAGCGACTCTGTTCTTCGCAGCTGTTATCTATGACCAGT TGCGATACTTTTATCTCAAGGGCTCCCTTGTTGGGCCAACCTTCAAATTGCCTTTCATGGGACCTTTCCTCCAGTCTGTGAACCCCAAGTTTCACGAATACAAGGCGAAATGGGACAGCGGCGAGTTGAGCTGCGTTTCCGTCTTTCACAA GTTCGTCGTCATTGCGTCCACTCGCGACATGTCGCGCAAGATCTTCAATTCGCCAGCTTACGTCAAGCCTTGCGTGGTAGACATTGCGCACAAGCTCCTGGGCCCGGACAACTGGGTGTTTTTGGATGGCAAGGAGCACGTTGAATTCCGAAAGGGATTGAACGGTCTCTTCACCCGCTCGGCTCTGTCTTCCTATCTCCCCGTTATGGAAGAATGTTATAACAAGTACTACAAGTATTTCCTGGAGAAGTCCAAGGCCAACGATTACAAGCCCGAGCCTTGGATGCCCGAGTTCCGTGAGCTGATGTGTGCCGTCTCTTGCCGTACCTTCGTCGGCCACTATATGACTGATGCggccatcaagaagattgCGGATGACTACTACATGATTACAGCCGCTTTGGAGCTGGTCAACTTCCCTTTCATCCTCCCTTTCACCAAGGCTTGGTACGGAAAGAAGGCGTCGGATATGGTTCTTGAAGAATTCTCCAACTGTGCTGCCAAGAGCAAGGCTCATATGGCTGCTGGTGGAGAGATCACCTGTATCATGGACGCATGGGTCAAGGCTCAACAGGATTCTGCCAAGTACAACGAGAAGATTGCCAAGGGACTCCCTGTGGAAGACTCCGAGAAGCCTTCTCACTTGCTCCGTGAGTTTACCGACTACGAGATCGCCCAGACTGTTTTCACTTTGTTGTTCGCCTCGCAAGACGCCACCAGTGCGGCTTGCACTTGGTTGTTCCAACTCGTGGCTGATCGTCCCGACGTACTTGAGAAGATCCGAGAAGAGAACTTGCGAGTGCGCAACGGCAATATCAATGCTCCTCTCACTATGGATCTACTTGACGAGATGAAGTACACACGTGCTGTTGTCAGGGAGACTCTGCGTTACCGCCCGCCCGTTATCATGGTTCCCTACTTGGTCAAGAAGGATTTCCCAATTACGGACTCTATCACCGTCTCGAAGGGTTCCATGATCATACCATCGGTGTGGCCTGCAACCCATGACCCTGAGGCATACCCTAATCCCGACTCTTTCGACCCGGACCGCTGGATCACCGGCGATGCCGAGAAGCAAGCCAAGAACTTTTTGGTTTTCGGCACCGGCCCCCACTACTGCCTGGGTCAAACATATGCTCAGCTGAACCTGATTGCAATGATCGGAAAGGCCAGTCTAGAAATGGATTGGGAGCACGCTCCCACCCCCAAATCTGAGGACATCAAGGTGTTTGCCACGATCTTCCCAGAG GACGATTGCCACCTCACATTCCGTCCCCGTGCTTGA
- a CDS encoding rhodanese-like domain-containing protein — translation MASVLSIRRPIAALAARTAKTTSQKAIPHAAVTALLSSTASPRSYFTAPRPQTARLALASSNIKQHLSHQQQTIRRINDYTTKPLRSWKFEDINAALPSDPAGPPSPPANPQGKLILIDVREPAELTSTGIIPTAVAVPLASQPDALFLTPDEFETRFGFPKPGIEEEGDIIFYCKAGVRAKTAAQLAVQAGYNPDRIGVYEGSWLDWADKGGRVEKWEGPKHE, via the exons ATGGCCTCGGTACTTTCAATTCGGCGACCCATCGCCGCTCTCGCAGCACGTACTGCAAAGACAACCTCCCAGAAAGCTATCCCCCACGCCGCCGTAACGGCCCTTTTATCCTCAACGGCCAGCCCCCGAAGCTATTTCACAGCGCCGAGGCCTCAAACCGCAAGGCTCGCGCTCGCATCGAGCAATATCAAACAGCATCTCTCACATCAACAGCAGACCATCCGCCGCATTAACGACTACACAACTAAGCCACTCCGAAGCTGGAAGTTCGAAGAC ATCAACGCCGCCCTCCCATCCGACCCTGCTGGACCCCCATCACCCCCTGCAAACCCGCAAGGGAAACTCATCCTTATTGACGTCCGCGAGCCAGCCGAACTCACCTCCACCGGAATCATCCCCACCGCCGTAGCCGTCCCGCTTGCCTCACAGCCCGATGCGCTCTTTCTGACGCCGGACGAGTTCGAGACACGCTTTGGGTTCCCCAAGCCTGGAAtcgaggaagagggagataTCATTTTCTACTGCAAGGCGGGTGTGAGGGCGAAGACGGCGGCGCAGTTGGCGGTGCAGGCGGGGTATAACCCGGACAGAATTGGTGTGTATGAGGGGAGTTGGTTGGATTGGGCTGATAAGGGGGGCCGAGTGGAGAAGTGGGAGGGGCCCAAACATGAGTAG